One window from the genome of Balaenoptera musculus isolate JJ_BM4_2016_0621 chromosome 3, mBalMus1.pri.v3, whole genome shotgun sequence encodes:
- the RAI14 gene encoding ankycorbin isoform X9, protein MMTGCCRPWRTETRRRWPRCWARRGPAPPNMTARARPRHSALHLAAKNSHHECIKKLLQSKCPAESIDSSGKTALHYAAAQGCLQAVQVLCEHKSPINLKDLDGNIPLLLAVQNGHSEVCRFLLDHGADVNSRDKNGRTALMLACEIGSSNTVEALTKKGADLNLVDSLGHNALHYSKLSENAGIQSLLLSKISQDADSKTPTKPKQHDQVSKISSERSGTPKKRKAPPPPISPTQLSDVSSPRSITSTPLSGKESVFFAEPPFKQAEISSIRENKDRLSDSTTGADSLLDISSEADQQDLLVLLQAKVASLTLHNKELQDKLQAKTPREAEADLSFDFYHSAETDLAPSLGKPSETPPPDSKPSPSVLTHSLSKSTIDSDVRIQQLQEILHDLQKKLESSEAERKQLQAELQARRTESVCLNNSEISENGSDLSQKLKETQSKYEEAMKEVLSVQKQMKLGLVSPEGMDTDSGLRELRITEEEIDVLKRDLQNALEESERNKEKVRELEEKLVERERGVVIKPPGEEYEEMKSSYCSVIENMNKEKAFLFEKYQEAQEEIMKLKDTLKNQMTQEAGDGAGDMKEAMNRMIDELNKQVSELSQLYKEAQAELEDYRKRKSLEDVTAEYIHKAEHEKLMQVTNISRAKAEEALSEMKSQYSKVLNELTQLKQLVDAQKENSVSMTEHLQVITTLRTAAKEMEEKLGSLKEHLASKEGEVAKLEKQLLEEKAAVTDAMVPRSAYEKLQSSLESEVSVLASKLKDSVKEKEKAHSEVAQMRSEVSQMKRERENIQTLLKSKEQEVNELLQKCQHAREELAEMKRDSESSSKLEEDKDKKINEMSKEVAKLKEALNSLSQLSYSTSSSKRQSQQLEALQQQVKQLQQQLAECKKQHQEVISVYRMHLLYAVQGQMDEDVQKVLKQILTMCKNQSQKK, encoded by the exons gaCACAGTGCTTTGCACCTTGCAGCCAAGAACAGCCACCATGAATGCATCAAGAAGCTCCTTCAG TCTAAATGCCCAGCCGAAAGTATCGACAGCTCTGGGAAAACAGCTTTACATTATGCAG CTGCACAGGGCTGCCTTCAAGCTGTGCAGGTTCTTTGCGAGCACAAGAGCCCCATAAACCTCAAGGATTTG GATGGGAATATACCACTGCTTCTTGCAGTACAAAATGGCCACAGTGAGGTCTGTCGCTTTCTCCTGGATCATGGAGCAGATGTAAATTCCAGAGACAAAAATGGAAG AACTGCTCTCATGCTGGCTTGTGAGATTGGCAGCTCTAACACTGTGGAAGCCTTAACTAAAAAGGGTGCAGACCTAAACCTTGTAGATTCTCTTGGACACAATGCCTTACATTATTCCAAACTCTCAGAAAATGCAGGAATTCAAAGCCTTCTATTATCAAAAATCTCTCAGGATGCTG ATTCAAAGACACCAACAAAGCCAAAGCAG CATGATCAAGTCTCTAAAATAAGCTCAGAGAGAAGTGGAACTCCAAAAAAACGCAAAGCTCCACCACCTCCTATCAGTCCTACccag ttgagTGATGTGTCTTCCCCAAGATCAATAACTTCAACACCACTTTCAGGAAAGGAATCAGTATTTTTTGCTGAACCACCCTTCAAG CAGGCTGAGATCAGTTCTATACGGGAAAACAAAGACAGACTAAGTGACAGTACTACGG GTGCTGATAGCTTATTGGATATAAGTTCTGAAGCTGACCAACAAGATCTTCTTGTCCTACTGCAAGCAAAAGTTGCTTCTCTTACCTTACACAATAAGGAATTACAAGATAAATTACAG GCCAAAACACCCAGGGAGGCGGAAGCAGACCTGAGCTTTGACTTTTACCATTCTGCTGAAACTGACTTGGCCCCATCCCTGGGCAAACCTAGTGAAACCCCTCCCCCAGACTCCAAACCATCTCCATCTGTCTTAACACATTCCTTGAGTAAATCCACTATCGACAGCGATGTCAGAATCCAGCAACTACAGGAGATTTTACACGACTTGCAGAAGAAGTTGGAGAGCTCTGAAGCGGAGAGGAAACAGCTGCAGGCCGAGCTCCAGGCCAGAAGGACAGAGTCGGTGTGCTTAAACAACTCGGAGATTTCAGAGAACGGCTCCGACCTCAGCCAGAAACTTAAGGAAACTCAGAGCAAGTACGAGGAAGCTATGAAAGAAGTGCTGAGTGTGCAGAAGCAGATGAAACTGGGCCTGGTCTCACCGGAAGGCATGGATACTGACTCGGGCCTCCGCGAGCTGAGGATCACCGAGGAGGAAATAGACGTGCTAAAGCGGGATCTCCAGAACGCACTGGAAGAAAGTGAACGAAataaagagaaagtgagagagttggAGGAAAAGCttgtagagagggagagaggggtggtTATTAAGCCACCTGGGGAAGAGTACGAGGAAATGAAAAGCTCATATTGCTCGGTGATTGAGAATATGAATAAGGAGAAGGCATTTTTGTTTGAGAAATACCAAGAGGCCCAAGAAGAAATCATGAAATTAAAAGATACACTGAAAAATCAGATGACCCAGGAGGCGGGTGATGGAGCTGGGGACATGAAAGAGGCCATGAACAGGATGATAGATGAACTCAACAAGCAGGTGAGTGAGCTGTCCCAGCTATACAAAGAGGCCCAGGCCGAGCTGGAGGATTACAGGAAGAGGAAATCTCTAGAAGACGTCACAGCTGAATATATCCATAAAGCAGAGCACGAGAAGCTGATGCAAGTGACCAACATATCCAGAGCAAAGGCTGAAGAGGCACTGTCTGAAATGAAGTCGCAGTATTCCAAAGTGCTGAATGAGCTGACCCAGCTCAAGCAGTTGGTAGATGCACAGAAAGAGAACTCTGTCTCCATGACGGAGCATCTGCAAGTGATAACCACGCTGCGGACCGCTGCCAAAGAGATGGAGGAAAAACTAGGCAGTCTTAAAGAGCACCTTGCGAGCAAGGAAGGAGAGGTGGCAAAGCTGGAGAAGCAACTCCTAGAGGAGAAGGCGGCCGTGACCGACGCGATGGTGCCCAGGTCCGCCTATGAGAAGCTCCAGTCGTCTTTGGAAAGCGAAGTGAGTGTGTTGGCCTCAAAATTAAAGGATTccgtgaaagagaaagagaaggcccATTCAGAGGTTGCCCAGATGAGAAGTGAGGTCTCACaaatgaaaagggaaagggaaaacatTCAGACTCTCTTGAAATCCAAAGAGCAGGAAGTAAATGAACTTCTGCAAAAATGCCAGCACGCTCGGGAAGAGCTTGCAGAAATGAAGAGAGATTCTGAAAGCTCTTCAAAACTGGAAGAGGATAAAGACAAGAAG ATAAACGAGATGTCGAAGGAAGTCGCCAAGTTGAAGGAGGCCCTGAACAGCCTCTCGCAGCTCTCCTACTCCACGAGCTCGTCCAAGAGGCAGAGCCAGCAGCTGGAGGCGCTGCAGCAGCAGGTcaagcagctgcagcagcagctggcT GAGTGCAAGAAACAACACCAGGAAGTGATATCAGTTTACAGAATGCACCTTCTGTACGCTGTGCAG GGCCAGATGGATGAAGATGTCCAAAAAGTACTGAAGCAAATCCTCACCATGTGTAAGAACCAGTCCCAGAAGAAGTAA